A genome region from bacterium includes the following:
- a CDS encoding 2-hydroxyglutaryl-CoA dehydratase: MALYAGIDIGSLSTDVVLLDGDRAVVGSAVIATGASTRKAAREALDAALRAGGATEEEIAFTVATGYGRESAEGANLHVTEITCHARGARRLFPDALTVLDIGGQDSKVIRLGADGKVTDFAMNDKCAAGTGRFLEVMARTLEMDLERMGERSLLATRSLSVSSTCTVFAESEVVSLIASGAAPEEIAWGVHLAISERIAALAERLGMASPAVLTGGVAKNPAARKALEDRFRIRFLVPDEPQLTGALGAALIAFERSRTPL; encoded by the coding sequence TTGGCGCTCTACGCCGGGATCGACATCGGCTCCCTCTCCACCGACGTGGTCCTGCTCGACGGGGACCGCGCGGTCGTCGGGTCGGCCGTCATCGCCACCGGCGCCTCCACCCGGAAGGCGGCCCGGGAGGCCCTCGACGCCGCGCTCCGGGCCGGCGGTGCGACGGAGGAGGAGATCGCCTTCACCGTCGCCACGGGGTACGGAAGGGAATCGGCGGAGGGGGCCAACCTGCACGTCACGGAGATCACGTGCCACGCACGGGGGGCGAGGCGCCTCTTCCCCGACGCGCTCACCGTCCTCGACATCGGCGGTCAGGACAGCAAGGTGATCCGGCTGGGCGCGGACGGGAAAGTCACCGATTTCGCCATGAACGACAAGTGCGCCGCCGGGACCGGGAGGTTCCTCGAGGTGATGGCCCGGACGCTCGAGATGGACCTGGAACGGATGGGAGAGCGCTCCCTCCTCGCGACACGGTCGCTTTCCGTCAGCTCCACCTGCACGGTCTTCGCCGAATCCGAGGTGGTGTCCCTGATCGCCTCCGGAGCCGCGCCGGAGGAGATCGCCTGGGGCGTGCACCTCGCGATCTCGGAGCGGATCGCCGCCCTCGCGGAGCGGCTCGGGATGGCCTCCCCCGCGGTCCTGACCGGCGGCGTGGCGAAGAACCCGGCCGCGCGCAAGGCGCTCGAGGACCGGTTCCGGATCCGCTTCCTCGTGCCGGACGAACCCCAGCTTACCGGCGCGCTGGGGGCGGCGCTGATCGCGTTCGAGCGGAGCCGGACCCCGCTCTGA